The genomic interval GTGTTTGGATTTTTTCGGGTATTATCGTTGTATTGCTCACATGGCTGACACTTTGGGTTACAAAAAAAGCCTATTCGAAAAAATGGGATGAATCGGATCATTAGTTGTAATGATAAACTAAACTTTAGATAAGAAGAGATAGAAGGAGAGACTCTTTAGCTACGCGGCTGAAGAGTCTTTTTTATGTAAGCAGGGTACTCTGTTAAACTAACAAAGTAAGATTTAAAAGCCACATAGTGGATGAGCAAGAAGCTTGACACGACACCTTTTGGTGTCCTATAATCAATATGACTCCAAAAGGTGTCATAATAAGCTGTAATGTCGTTTAATTGGCAACATCACAGTAAATAATAATGAAAAGGTGGGGGTGGTTTTGAACGATAAAGGTCAGATGAGGGATGTTTATGACGCTGTTGCCGATCCAACAAGGCGAAAACTAATTCAATTGTTGGCAGAAGTTGAAGACTTGCCCCTACATGAGATAACGGTTCATTTTCAAATGGGTCGGACAGCGGTTTCCAAGCATTTGGCAATCCTGAAAGATGCTGATCTTGTCATTGCTCAAAAGGTTGGCAGAGAAACGAGATATCGGTTGAATGCTAATCCGTTGAAAGAAATAAAAGATTGGGTATCATTTTACGAAGGATTCTGGAATGAAAGAATAGATAAATTAAAACTTATATTGGAGGAAAAAAAATGAAACCAGATGTATCATTAGATTATCAATTTACTAGTTCAATCGACCAAGTGTGGAATGCTTTAACGGATTCGGATACGCTTGCGAAATGGATTTGGAATAATGATTTTGAACCGGTCGTTGGACATAAATTTCAGTTCAAAACGGAGCCTTCCGAATGGTGGAA from Paenibacillus sp. FSL K6-3182 carries:
- a CDS encoding metalloregulator ArsR/SmtB family transcription factor → MNDKGQMRDVYDAVADPTRRKLIQLLAEVEDLPLHEITVHFQMGRTAVSKHLAILKDADLVIAQKVGRETRYRLNANPLKEIKDWVSFYEGFWNERIDKLKLILEEKK